The region GTTTAAGATTAGACGATATAATCAGGCAAACTGTCCACACGTCATCTCACAACAAACAGTAATGTTCATGCCCATTCTGTACACACAACATCTGACACAACCGGATGGCTTAAAACAAAACGGAATAGATCACATCTAAAGAGGACGAGGCCATCGAAGTTGACAGCCAGCATGTTTCTGCTGCCATCCCATCCTGTCAGATCCGCGGGGTGTCATGGAAGAAGGTGAGACGCTCCTATTTGTTCTCGCTGCTTCGATGTGGAATAAATGAGATGGTGGTTTAAAGGAGAGACACTTATTTTGTGGATAGGATGAGGGCCACGATCAGCCCATAGAGCCCTAGCACCTCGGCGAAGATCAGGATCAGGATCATGCCCACGAAAAGCCGGGGCTGCTGAGCGGTGCCCCTCACCCCGGCGTCGCCCACGATGCCGATGGCGAAGCCGGCTGCCAGACCGCTCAGGCCCACACTCAGACCAGCGCCGAGATGCAGGAAactcctgaaacaaaggatgCGGGAACATAAAAAGTCTTCATTAGTGGAGATGCATCAATCCACTGGTTAGAGATCAGAAACAGCCAAAATCCCCGTAATCGACTTGGATCATCAGTTGTTCAACTACTAGAAAATCTGATTATTTCCTATTGATAAAATGCAAGAAAACTAAGAACATGCTCCATTTTAGTCTATAAATGCAACAACCAACAGCATGCATTTTTTTGGtttaatcaaaataataaacGAGAAAGGTTAGGGACATGTGCATGAATGGGTACAATCCTGTTCTCCATTTTGTGTCTTATTCAAAATTACAAccatctatttttcttttatgtgttgcttagaaaataaatctgtgaaaatctaaactgacaggtcagACCCCAAAGAAAACTATAAACTGGTATCAGGCAGGAAAAACCTGATTGGAGCATCTAAGTTAATTAGACGACCCATTTCAAATACACTAAAACTACAGATGTGGAGGGCGAGAAGCAATCAAAACGGTCAAAATGTTGGAAGAACTGTTTCACAGCGACTGCCCTTTCACAGAAAGGTaaggaagaaaaatgtaaatgcttGTAAAGGTTTTTTTAGAGATCAGAACCAGCAGCTCAAAGCTGTAGATCGCCAGTCAGCCACTAATCCCAGTGAATTTCTTACGTACCAACACATCTCTTCCAAAACAGACATTTTGAGATAAAGTAAATGTAGTAAACACAAATTTAAGagtttgttttgtgaagaacTGGCAAACATTCACCAATGAGCTGCTTCTGGCAActatttaataagaaaaaaaaaacaaaaacaaaaaaaacaacaaaagaaaggtATCCATCCTCAgtggttcctacacattttccataaatacattttgtgacTTTCCAGACTCAGTTTGTTTGGGTTCAGCCATTTAAATTTATCTGACGATGCATGAATTGATGGCAGATCTATCAACAGTGGGCAGCCTTTAAATATAAAAGCTGGAGAatctgaaaactgaaagaagaagaataaacagGGGAGacaggacacaaggaaggaattATTTAAGTACCATACATCCAGGCCATCTATACCAGTGATATATTTTATAATACTTGTTTAATACAGTATAAGATGTTTAGAAGGTAAAGAGGAGGTATGGTGGGAGCGTTAAGCTCCAACTAAGCTGTTTCATCACCAAAACAGCAGACAGCTCAAAAGTCTTCATAATAaaaccttgttgctgaaatggaaatatttttccCAATTACTGGATTAACTGCTCATTTTTTGAGGACCAGGTTTGCTTTGAACCCAAAGCAGGAAGACATTAATGGCAGTGAATGAGCCGAAGTTGTTTCTAGGCCAGAACCGGTCTCTCTTACTTGTAGAGAGAGACTGTCGGTGAGATGTTGTTCGCTATCAGCACAGCAACCACCAGCCCATAGATGGCGATGATACCGGCCATGACGACAGGGATGATGGACTTCATGATGAGCTCTGGCCGCATCACAGACATGGCGGCGATGCCTGTGCCGCTCTTCGCGGTCCCATATGCTGCTCctaatgctgtaaaaaaaaaaaaaaagaaacagtcccccattaattcatctttttactttaaatgccctgtgcataaaaaaaaacaaaaaaacaatgcagatgagctgaggttccatttttaaaagcaacctGGGTAAACTTCAGTCAATTGGTGCAGTTAAATCTCAAATTGAAACAATGCAAGTTGTTTAAATGTCAATCCTCCCAggaattattaaatatttaaaaagactctttaaaaatatgctttaaaaaGACTTTCTCTGAAGCCTAAGCTGATGTCATACTTGCGAGTTTTA is a window of Girardinichthys multiradiatus isolate DD_20200921_A chromosome Y, DD_fGirMul_XY1, whole genome shotgun sequence DNA encoding:
- the LOC124865017 gene encoding V-type proton ATPase 16 kDa proteolipid subunit c-like, which translates into the protein MSSEESPEYSPFFAVMGASAAMVFSALGAAYGTAKSGTGIAAMSVMRPELIMKSIIPVVMAGIIAIYGLVVAVLIANNISPTVSLYKSFLHLGAGLSVGLSGLAAGFAIGIVGDAGVRGTAQQPRLFVGMILILIFAEVLGLYGLIVALILSTK